Genomic segment of Euzebya rosea:
GCCCAGGGTGTAGATGCCGAAGGACGCTTCCTCCTCTGCCAGAGCCGTGTTGGTCACGGCCTCCGCCATGTCGGTCCAGGTCGCTCCCTCATCGAATGAGTAGGACCCGATGAAGGAGTCCCCGTCCTTGGTCAGGCGCAGCGTGACCGCGGTCGCGGTCGTGTTGACCTGCGGCTGCGGGTTCTGGATCGCGCCGCCGAGCTCGCTGCGGAGCTCCAGCCGCTCGACGCCCTGTTCCTGGCCGCCGGCGACCAGGTCGAACTTCACGTAGTGGTCGTCGTCGACGTAGGCAAGCAGGCCGGCTTGCTGGTAGCGGCCGAGCAGCTCGGCGCTGGAGATGTGGGTCTCGATGGTCCAGTCCTCCTCCGGCATGGGCTGGAGGATGAAGTTCGGCGGGTTGCCGCTGCCCCCGGTGTAGATGTCACCGGGCTGGGTGGTGAGGGTCAGGGCGCCATCGGCGACCGACCAGTGCTCGGGCTCGGGCCGCACGATCTCGCTCCAGCGACAGCGGTCCAGGTCATCACCCTCGAACTCGTCGGACACGCTGATCGGTCCGTCGCTGGGAGAGGTGACGTGGAAGAAGTCGAAGGTCGCGTCGATGTTGGCGGCGGTGTTGTTGCCCGTCAGGGCGAGGATGCCCATCCGGGGGTTGGCCGGGAGGGCTGCAGGACGACCCACGTCGGTCCAGTTGGCACCGCCATCGGCCGAGTACGCGGCCGTCAGCTGTGCGCCATCGGAGGTGATGCGCAGCTGGAAGGTCGAGGGGAAGTCCCCGGGCAGGGCTCCGGTGTTGTCCTGGCCGGCGTTGCGCGCCGACGCGGCGACCTCGTTGATGAACTCGATGGCGCGGTTGCCGTTGTAGACGAGGTCGAGCTTGGTGTAGTTGTCGTCGTCGCCGTAGACGATGAGGCCTGCCTGCTGGTAGGTCTCGGTCGGGTTGACCGTCACCTGTGTGGTGATGGTGAACGGGCCGGACGGGGCGGGTTGCAGCAGGACGTTGCCGGCGGTGTTGGTGCCCTGGTACAGGTCGCCGTCGCTCAGGGTGAGGACCAGCTGACCGTCAACCACGCTGTACTGGGTGTCGTCGTGGCGGACGATCTCGCTCCACCGCGTCAGGTCCAGGGACGTGCCGTCGAAGTCGTCGGAGGCGTCCGTCAGGCAGGCCGGCGGCTCGGGTGTCGGGGCCACCGTGATGGTGACGTCGGTGAAGCCCGTCGCCCCACGCTCGTCGGTGACCGACAGCCTGGCCACGTACTCGCCCGGCTCGGTGTAGGTGTGGGTTGCGTCCTCGGTGTCGGCAGTGGCGCCGTCACCGAAGCTCCAGGCGTACCCGGTCAGGGCATCGTCGTCGGGGTCGCTGGCCGTTCCGTCGAAGGCAACGGTCAGCGGCGCGTTGCCAGACGTCACGTCGGCAGTCGCGGTCACCACCGGGGCGGCGTTGTCGGCCACACCCTGTCCATCGAAGAACAGCTCGTCGATCGCGACGTTGGCGCCGGTGGCCACCAGGTAGTAGGTGTCGGTGCCTCCGGGGTCGGTCACGGCCACGCCGTCGGTGAGCTGGTAACTGGTGAGGGCGCCGGTGGCGGGGAGCGGCACGGTGGCAGCGACGGGGCCGTCGACCGCACCCTTGCGGAGCTCGAGGGTGGCGCCGTCCGCGGTGCCGCTGTAGCGGACGCGAAGGCTGTCGATGCCGGTCAGGTTCACGGGATCGAACGAGAACCAGGCGCCGGGGACCATCTCGACCCGGTTGCCGCCCTGCGCGCCTTCGAGGTCGCGCACGGTGGAGGTGCCGGAGGAGTCGTCGAAGTGCTCCGCCTGACGGCGCTTGGGCTGGAGGACGACGACGTCGTTGTCGCTCAGCGACGGGACACCGTCCCCACCAGCGTCGATGTAGGAGGCCTCGAGGACGTAGAAGAGGTTCTCGCTGGCACCGTGACCCGAGTCACGCGTGGTGTTGAAGATCCCCTCGCACCCGGTGGTGTTCTCAAGGGCGTGGGCGTGTTCGTCGTGGCCCAGCAGCAGCCGGACATCGACATCGGCACAGTCGATCTCCGTGCCCGACGTGCCGTCCTCGAAGTCTGTGACGGTGGCGGACCACGCTACGGAGTCACCGAAGTCCACGAACCCACCCTCGACGGGGGTGTCCATGACGACCTCCGGGCGCGTGTTTCCTGCGGTCACCGTGACGGCGGTCACGCCGACCGCGCCCTGGTCGTCGGTGACGGTCAGGCTGGCCGTGTAGCTACCGGCCTCGGTGTAGGTCGTCGTGGGGTTCGGGTCGGTCGAGTCGGTGGTGCCGTCGCCGTCGAAGTCCCAGGCATACCCGACGAGGGTGGCCCCAGCGGCAACCGCCCTGGATCCCTCGCTGGAGAAGCTGACCTGCAGCGGGAGCGGGCCGTTGTCCGGCGTGGCCGTTGCCACGGCGACGGGGCGGAACGAACCGCCCGTGTAGCCGATCCGGGAGATCCGGCTGTCGGCGTTGTTGCCGCCGAAGCCCGAGCCCCACTCGATCAGGTAGACCGCGCCGTCGGGGCCGACCTTCATGTGGTGAGGGCGGAGGAAGGTCTCGTCGTCGAGCCAGGGCGCGACCTCGGTGATGGCACCGGCGTCATCGGAGTGGACCTCGTAGATGTCACCGGTGTTCCACTCCATGAGCAGCGCGACACCGTCGTAGTAGGGCGGCAGGCCGTCTGGTGCGCTGGTGGCCGGGTCGTACTCGAGGATCCCGCCTGCGCCGGGGGCACCACCGGTGCCTATGACCGGGACGCCCGTCGTGCTCTTTCCCCACCACAGCGTGGCTGGCTGTGCCGGCGGGAGGTTGGTCAGGCCAGTGTTGTTCGGCGAGTCGTTGACCGGCGCATCACAGTCGAAGGCCGGACCGGAGGTACCCGTCGCGAAGTCGTAGTCCCGGTAGGCGGAGTTCGGCCCATGGCAGTAGGGCCAGCCCTGGTTGCTGGCCTGGTCGATGGCGAGCCACTCCACGCGTCCGTCCGGACCACGGTTGGCGTTGGCGTTGCCGGCATCCGGGCCGTAGTCACCGACGGTCAGCCGGTCGTGGACGGGGTCCCAGTTGATGGTGAAGGGGTTGCGGAAGCCCATCGCCCAGATCTCGGGACGGGTCCGGTCATCGGTGTCGGCGGCCTCGTCGAACAGGTTGCCCGCAGGGATGCTGTAGGTGCCGTTGTCCTCGGGGTGGATCCGCAGGACCTTGCCGCGCAGGTCGTTGGTGTTGCCCGAGGTGCGCTGCGCATCCCACGTGGAGCGGCCGTCCCGCTCGTCGTGGGGGGAGTAGCCGTCGGAGTTGAACGGGTTCGTGTCGTCGCCGGTGGACAGGTAGAGGTTTCCGGACTCGTCGAAGTCGAGGTCGCCCGAGGCGTGGCAGCACTCGTCACGCTGGACCACCACCTCCAGCAGCTTCGCCTCGGACGCCACGTCGAGCTGGCCGTCGACGAAGGTGAACCGGGACAGCTGCCCGGCGCCGCAGACGTTGGCGTCGGGGTCGGCATCGGTGCAGGGCACGTTGCCGGGGGCGGAGTAGTAGAGGTAGATCCAACCGTTGGTGTCGAAGTCGGGGTCCAGCGCGATGCCGAGCAGCCCGTCCTCCTGCCCCTGGTAGACGTCCAGCGTGCCGACGGTCGTGGGGATCTCGGTCTCGGGATCCCACATGCGCAGGCGGCCATCGCGCTCGAGGTAGAACACGCGCCCGTCGTTGGCGACGTCGACCTTCATCGGGTTCTGGGTGCCGTCGTCGAGCACGACACGCTCGAACTGGTCCTTAACGGTCGCACCACAGTCGGCGGGGACGACCCCGGCGGCGGTCCGGATGCCCTGCTCGATGTGGGTGACGAAGTCGGGCTCGCTGAAGCTGGCGTCGGTGTGGCCACCGCCGGTGTACCAGGAGCGACCCCCGTCGTAGTCCTGGCACCACGCGATCGGGTGGTCGGCGCCCATGCCCCCGCCGCTGTAGGTCTCCTCGTCCAGCGTCATGAGGACATGCACGTCACCGCGCGGGTTGGATTGGTAGTTGTACCACTCGTCGGTCCGCACCCATTCGGCGTCGAGGTGGGCCGTCGACGGGTGCACCGCGTCGGCAACCTCGACCTCGGCGGTCGGTGTCCCCGGCGGGTGCCCCTCGAAGTAGGCGCCCACGAGGTCGCCGTACCACGCCCAGTCGTACTCGGTGTCGGACGCCGCATGGATGCCGGCGTAGCCGCCGCCTCCCTGGATGTAACGCTCGAACGCGGCCTGCTGGCTGTCGTCCAGCACGTCACCGGTGGTGCTCAGCCACACCACGACGTCGTAGTTGGCGAGGTTGGCGTCGGTGAAGTCAGCCCCGTCCTCGGTCGTGTCGACGGTCCAACCGTTGTCGACGCCCATCTGCTCGATCGCCGCGATGCCGGCGGGTATCGACCCATGGCGGAATCCAGCGGTCTTGCTGAAGACCAGGACGTCGATGCCGTCGTCCTGGGCCAGCGCGGGTTGGGGCGCTGCCCCGATCCACACGGCGGACAGGACGGCGACCAGCAGGCTTCCAAGCAGCAGCAATCGACTCATGACGGGCGTACCTCTCGTGTCGGCTCTCACGACGGCGACTTGTCCGACCTGGCGGCGGTCGGGCCTTGTTTCGTGATTAACACGACAAACTAGGGCCGCCCTGTTGCCATAGTCAAGACATTTGTTCACGAGAAGTTGAATCCCATGTGTGAATGAACAACTTTCATTCCCGGTGGCCGCACACACGTGGTTCGGCACCCACCCGCCGTCGCCCCCGACTCCCACCCGCCGAGCAGGCGGTCCACTGCGCCACGGCATGCCATCATCGGCGGCCATGCGCGTACTCGTGATCGGCGGCGGTGGCCGCGAACATGCCCTTTCCTGGGCGCTGGCCCGGTCGGCCTCGGTCGACCACGTCGTCTGCGCTCCCGGCAACGTCGGGGTCGACGGCGTTGCCGAGCGGCGTCCGGTCGATGCCGAGGACCCCGTCGCTGTCGTGGACCTGGCCCGCGAGGTCGAGGCGGACCTCGTGGTCGTCGGCCCCGAGGCGCCGCTGGTCGCCGGCGTCGTCGACGCGCTGACCGAGGCGGGCATCACCGCGTTCGGTCCCACGGCCGCTGCGGCACGACTCGAGGGATCCAAGACCTTCGCCAAGGAGGTCATGCAGGCCGCGGGGGTGCCGACCGCCGGGTACTGGAGCGGCACCGACCCCACCGAGGCCAAGCGGGCCCTGGACGCCTACGCCCCGCCCTACGTGATCAAGGCCGACGGCCTCGCCGCGGGCAAGGGTGTGCGGATCTGCGCCGACCGCGCCGAGGCCGAGCAGGCCATCGACGACGCCCTTGTCGACCGGGTCTTCGGCGACGCCGGCGCGGCGCTAGTGATCGAGGAGTTCCTCGACGGCCCCGAGTGCTCGCTGTTCGGGTTGTCCGACGGCACGCGCGTGGTCCCGCTGGAGCCGGCGCAGGACTTCAAGCGTGCGCTGGACGGCGACGAAGGCCTGAACACCGGCGGCATGGGCGCCTACTCGCCGGTCCCCGCCGTCGGCCCGGACATGGTCGCCGACATCCACGCCCGGGCGCTGCAGCCCGTCATCGACGAGATGGCCCGGCGGGGCACCCCGTTCGTCGGCGTGCTGTACGCGGGGCTTGCCCTCACCAGCAACGGGCCGAAGATCATCGAGTACAACGCACGGTTCGGTGACCCCGAGACGCAGGTCGTGCTGCCCCGCCTGACCAGCGACCTCGGCCTGCTGCTCCTGGCCTGCGCGAGGGGTGACCTGACCGCGGCCGAGCCAGTCACGTTCGGCGACGACGCCTGCGTGACGGTGGTGATGGCCAGCGAGGGCTACCCCGCGAGCTACCCGAAGGGCCTGCCGATCACCGGGCTCGATGCCGCCGACGAGCTCGACGGCGTCACGGTCTTCCACGCCGGCACGGCCGAGCGGGACGACGAGGTCGTCACCGCCGGTGGCCGTGTGCTGGCCGTCAGCGCGACGGGCAGCTCGATCCCCCTGGCCCGTGCTCGGGCCTACATGGGCGTCGGCACGATCGACTTCCAGGGCGCCCACCACCGCACCGACATCGCCGCGTCCCCCACCACCTGACCCGGGTCCCGGCCGGCCACCGCTGCCACCCTCGGGCCGCTCGGTCGGCCCGACCGGGGGTGTGTGCGTTCCCCCTCCCCCGTGGGCGTCCATCCCTCACACCTCAAGCCACCGTGCGGCATCACCACCTCGCCCGGGCGGGCAACGCACACCGCACCCGATAGCGGGTGACTTGCCCAGCCACAGGAGGAGGGAATGCCACACGAGGCCGTGGCGGGCCGGCCCCCCACGGGCCGATCACCCGGGGGCGGGGCCGTCCGTCCACCGACGGGGCCGACCACCCTCGGGCCGCTGGTCCGTCCCAACCGGGGGCGTGTGCGATCCCCCTCCCCTGTGGGCGCCCATCCCTCACACCCCAAGCCACCGTGCGGCATCACCACCTCGCCCGGGCGGGCAACGCACACCGCACCCGATAGCGGGTGACTTGCCCAGCCACAGGAGGAGGGGATGCCACACGACCTCTTGGTCGGCCGCCCGGACGGAGGCCGGCGGGGCCGGTTGGGCACGCTGCCCCTCAGGGACGGGCACGCTGCCCCTCAGGGACGGTCGCGCTGCCAGGCAGTGGGGGTCCGCCCGGTCCACCGGCGGAAGGCGGCGATGAAGCTGGAGGCTTCGGCGTACCCCAGCCGCAGCGCCACGTCCTCCACCGCCAGCCGACCGGTGGCCAACATCTCCGTGGCCAGGGACTCGCGGACCTCCTCCAGCAGCAGCCGGTAGCTGGTCCCCTCCACCCCGAGGCGGCGACGCAGCGTCCGCTCGGTCATGCCCAGGTCTGCGGCCACCGCCGCCATCGGCGCCCCCTCGGCCAGTCGCTGGGTGACCAGCACCCGAACCTGCTGGGCGACGCCGGACCGGGCCCGCCGGGACGCCACGAGCTCCTCGCACATTCCCTCGTACATCGCCCGGGTGCGCGCGTCCCCCTGGGGGAGGGGGTTTGCCAGGTAGTCCGGCCCCACCTCCAGCGTGCCGCCGACGAACCGCGGGGCCGGCCGACCGGGCAGGAGCTCACCGAGCACCGTCTCGATCGCCGCGGTGTCGCGGCCGTGCACGAAGGCCACCACGTCGTCGGGGATCCCCTCGGTCGACAGCCGGATCAGCAGGCGGCCCTCCTCCGCCTCGACGACCGGCAGGGCGAAGGCGAAGGAGAGGTCCCAGAACCGCAGCGCGACGTCGACCGCGTCCAGCACGGTGACGCTCGACAGCAGGGCGAAGCCGAAGATGCCGAACGTGCTGACGTGGTATCGCCGGCCCACCGCTCGACCCTCCGCGGCGTACTCGCCTCGGGCGACGTCGCGCAGCAGGTTGCGCACGACCCGCAGCTCCTGACCCGCCGTGACCTGTCGATGTGTGTCGACCAGGTCGGTCGAGGACAGCCCCGACCCGGCCAGTACCTGCTCGACCGGGACCCCCCGGTCGGCGGCGTGGGCGACGAGCAGCACCGTCGACCCGACCCCGCGGGGGAAGTCGGGAGCGCGGGCAGCCGGTCGTTGGAGTGGCAGCACTCAAGCCATCCTGCCCGAAGGTTGTCCGGAATCCTCGATCAGCTGTCCGCTCTTCACTTCGTCGGCGCCACCTCGCCCCCGTACCGTCCTCCCATGGCAGAGCCGACCACACCACGCAGCCGCGCCCGCACGTCCCCGAGGGTCCTCGTCATCGGCGCCGGGTTCGGGGGCCTCGGCCTCGCGATGGCGCTCCACCGGGCCGGGCACCACGACGTCACCATCCTCGAGCGGGCCGACGACGTGGGCGGGGTCTGGCGTGACAACACCTACCCGCAGGCAGCCTGTGACGTGCCGTCCTCGTTGTACTCGTGGTCCTTCGCCCCCCAGCCGACCTGGTCACGCCGCTACAGCCAGCAGCCCGACATCCTGGACTACATCCGCCGCACCGCGGAGGAGGAGGGGGTGCTGGCCGACGTGCGGACCGGCATGGAGGTGACGGCCGCGACCTTCGACGAATCCACCCGCGTGTGGCATGTCGACACCGCGTCCGGCGAGCGGTTCGAGGCCGACGTCCTGGTCCCCGCCGTCGGCCAGCTGTCCCAGCCGTCGATCCCCGCCATCCCCGGGGCCGAGACGTTCGCCGGGACGGCCTTCCACTCCGCCCGGTGGCGGCACGACGTCGACCTGACCGGCACGCGCGTCGCCGTGGTCGGCACCGGCGCCAGCGCCATCCAGTTCGTGCCCGGCATCGTCGACGACGTGGGCGCGATGACGGTGTTCCAGCGATCCGCCCCCTACGTCGTCCCCAAGCCCGACCGTGCCTACACCGGGCTGCACCACCGGGCGTTCGAGCGGTGGCCGGCCACCCAGCAGGTTGGGAGACGGCTGACCCGCAGCCTCTCGGAGTGGTTCAACCGCTCCTTCGAGCAGGGCGGTGTGTTGCAGCCCCTCCTGCGGGCCACCTGGCAGGCGACGTTGTGGGCGCAGGTTCGCGACCCCGACCTGCGCGAACGCCTGGTGCCGGACTATCCGCTCGGCTGCAAGCGCGTGCTGTTCTCCAACGACTGGTATCCGGCGCTGGACCGCGATCACGTCGACGTGGTCACCCACGACATCGTCGAGACCCGTCCCGAGGGGCTGCGCACCGCCGATGGCCGGATCCACGAGGTCGACGTGATCATCTGGGGCACTGGCTTCGCCGCCACCCGCTTCCTGGACGGCATCGATGTCACCGGCCGGGACGGGCTGGACCTGCACGACGTGTGGGCCGACGGTGCCCGGGCGCACCTGGGCCTGGCCGTGCCGGGGTTCCCCCAGCTCTTCGTGATGTACGGCCCCAACACCAACCTGGGCGGCTCCTCGATCATCCAGATGCTGGAGGCACAGGCGGGCTGGATCGTCCAGGTCGTGGACGCGATCGCCGCTGGCCGGGTCGGATGCGTCGACGTCCGTGCCGACGTCGCACGTGCCTACGACGCGGAGATGCAGGAACGGCTGGGCGAGAGCATCTGGAGCGCCTGCACGAGCTGGTACACCGACGGCGGCCGCATCACGACCAACTGGCCCGGCCTGGTCGCGGAGTACGAACGCCGCCTTGCCGAGGTCGACTTCGACGAGCTGGTGGAGGTCGGCGTGCCGGCCGCCGCCGGAGGTGTCGCATGACCGGCTACCCCGCCGAACCGTGGGACCTGCGTGGCACCGGCGCCATCACGATGTGGCACGTCGACCACGACCGGCTGCCGGTCCTGCCCAAGGGGACGCGCCCCCTCACCGTCGCGGGGCGCGCGGTCGTGGCCACGGCGTTCGTGCGCTACGACGAACGCGGACTAATGGGCTATCACGAGCTGCTGGCGGCGGTCGTCGTTCGCCACGGGCTGCGTCCGGCGCTGTCGATCACCGACATCTGGGTGGACAGCGAGGTGTCCATGGCCGGTGGACGTGGCCTGTGGGGCATCCCCAAGCAGATGGCCACCTTCGACATCGGGTACCGGTCCTGGTCGGCGAGCACCGCTGACGGGCTGGCCGCCGCTGCCGCCGTCGAACCCGCCGGCGGCCCGGACGTGCGCCTGCCGTTCCCGCTGCCGGGGCGGGTCGTGCAGACCCTCGACGGGCGGACGGTCGCCTCCCGCATCCGCGCCGGAGGACGTGTTCGCCGGACACGGTCGACCTGGGAGGTCCCCCCTGCCGGCCCCCTCGGGTGGCTGTCCGGCGCCTCCCCCGTGGTGCACATCGGCGCTCCTGACTTCGCCATGACCTTCGGCTCCGCACCACGACGCTGACCGCGGTGCGACGGCGGTCCGTCCCCGACGGCGGACCGCTGTAGCCTCGGCCCGGATGACGGGACGGACAGGGAGGGCCGGTGATCGGGCGACGTCGTCGCCCGCACGCCTCCGAGCGCTGGTTCCCCTCGTCGTGCTGGTCGTGATGGTGCTGCTGGCGGCCTGCACGGGCGACCCCGACCCGGCGCCGTCGGCCTCCGACGACACCGCGCTGTCGGGGCCCGGCGCGCCCGAGGTCCCCGTCGCGACCGAACCCGGCCCGCAGGGGCTGCCCACACCGGAGAACCCCGATCCGGTCGACATGGCCGACGAGATGGCCCCGCCGGCGCCGGGCGACACGGTCCTGGTCCACCTCGAGGGACCGCTCGGCAACCGCGAGGCCACCGACGTGGTCGTCCGCACCGAGGACGGTGAGGAGGTCGAGCGCTTCCGTCTGCCGGGGGCCGTCGGCATGTGGGCGGCGCCCGGCGCCTCGCACGCCCTCATCCGGACCCTGCCGGACGGGTTCGCGCGCTACGACGCCGTCAGCGGCCAGCTGTCCCTGATCAGCTTCGGGATGGACGATCCGCCGTCGCCCTCGGTGGCACCCGGCGACGGCATCCACGGGCCGACCGTGCTGTGGGAGCCCGACGACCTGACCACCATGCTGCGCCTCGACTCCGGGACCGTGACCCCCATGGAGGACCTCGTCGCACCGGGGTCCTCGGTGGTGGCGTCGTCCCGCAGCGGATCGGTGGTCCTGCTCGACGTGCCGAACGGTTTCGCGGTGCTCCAGACCCGGACCGCCGAGGTCCGACCGCTCGACGCCGTCGCGGTGGCCCTGTCGGAGTCGGGCCTGACGGTGGCGAGCGTGGGCCCACCGCCGGACCGCCAGGTCGTCGTCGAGGCCGTCGACGGCAGCACCCGACGTGTCGTCGGCACGCTCGAGCAGCCGGCCCTGCCCCACCCGCTGGAGGACGGTCGGGTCCTGCTGCTGGGCCAGGCACCAGGGGTCATGGGGGTCGACGGCACGGTCACTCCGCTGGAGCCGTCGGTGCCGTTGACGACGCCGATCCGGTCCTCGGCCGATGCCAGCACCGCCATCGCCGTGTCCGGTGACGCGCTGGCCGTCGTCGACCTGATCGCGGGAACGGCCACCGTCATCCCGGACTCGACCGGCTACGAGCCCCTGCTGCTGGGGCCGGCCAGCGTGCTGTGGGCCACCGGTGTCGACGGGACGGTCACCGGCGGCCTGGTCGTCGACCCCGCAACACGCGGCGTCACCCGCGTGCTGGACGACCTCGCGGTGCAGGGCGTCGACTCGTCATCCGCCGACGGTCGTGCGATCACGGTGTCCGTCACGACCGACAACGGGACCACCTCGAGGCTGGTTCTGGCCGACGGCACGTCGATGCCGCTGCTCGACGGCGCCGACCGGGCCGCCGGCGTGGTGCACCCCTCCGGTCGGGAGGTTGCGGTGGCCGTGCTGACCGGCGACGACCGCCGCCTGGTCATCGGACTGGTCGACGACGGCGCGATGTCGCCGATCGCGGAGGTCCCCACCGGCCGCAACCCCGTCTGGCTGTCGACGGTCGGCCCCGACGCGGTCGCCGTCCGCCAGTGAACCGTCGACCCCGAACCGGTCAGCAGCGAACCGGTCAGCAGTGAACCGGTCGGGCTGGGCCGGTCGTCACAGGATGTCGCCGGGGGTGTAGCCGGCGGCCTCGGGGAACCGCGCCGTCCACTCCGCCACGGTGCTGGCGAACGCCGCCACCTGCCGGGGGGCGGCGCCGACGAAGGCCGCGGGGTCGGCGAGCAGGTCGTCGAGGGCGGCACGGTCCAGGGGCAGGCGGTCGTCGGCGGCGAGCCGGTCGAGCAGGTCGTTGTCGACCCGTCCCTCCTCCCGCATGCCCAGCGCCACCGCCACGGCGTGCTCCTTGATGACCTCGTGCACGACCTCGCGGCCCACTCCACGCTGGACCGCGGCGACCAGGATGCGCGTGGTCCCCAGGAACGGCAGGTACCGGTCGAGCTCGCGCTGGATCACCGCCGGGTAGACGCCGAGCTCGTCGAGCACGGTCAGGAACGTCTCGAACAACCCGTCGACCGCCATGAAGGCGTCCGGCAGCATGACCCGGCGGACGACGGAGCAGGACACGTCACCCTCGTTCCACTGGTCACCGACCAGCCCCGTGGCCATGGTCAGGTGCCCGGAGAGGATCACGGCGAACCCGTTGACCCGCTCGCAGGAGCGGCTGTTCATCTTGTGGGGCATCGCCGAGCTGCCGACCTGGCCGGGCTTGAAGCCCTCCGTGGCCAGCTCCTGGCCGGCCATCAGCCGGAGGGTGCGAGCCAGGTTGGCCGGCCCGGATGCGACCTGGACCAGCGCCGAGACGACGTCGAGGTCCAGCGACCGGGGATAGACCTGGCCGACGTTGTCGAGGGTCCGGGCGAACCCGAGGTGCTCGGCCACGCGCTGCTCGAGCTGGTCCACGGCGTCGGCGCCGCCGAGCAGGTCCAGCTGGTCCAGCTGGGTGCCGACGGGGCCCTTGATCCCGCGGAGGGGGTACCGCGCGATCAGCTCGTCGAGGCGGACGGTGGCCTGCAGCAGCTCCTCACCGAAGTTGGCCAGGCGCTTGCCCAGCGTGATCGCCTGGGCCGGGACGTTGTGGGTCCGACCAGCCATGACGAGCTCGGCGTGTTCGGTCGCCAGCCGCTGGATGCGTGCGAGCGCGGCGACCGAGCGGTCGCGGACGAGCTCGAGTCCGCGGAGGACCTGCAGCTGCTCGACGTTCTCGGTGAGGTCGCGGGAGGTCATGCCCTTGTGGACGTGCTCGTGGCCGGC
This window contains:
- the purD gene encoding phosphoribosylamine--glycine ligase, which codes for MRVLVIGGGGREHALSWALARSASVDHVVCAPGNVGVDGVAERRPVDAEDPVAVVDLAREVEADLVVVGPEAPLVAGVVDALTEAGITAFGPTAAAARLEGSKTFAKEVMQAAGVPTAGYWSGTDPTEAKRALDAYAPPYVIKADGLAAGKGVRICADRAEAEQAIDDALVDRVFGDAGAALVIEEFLDGPECSLFGLSDGTRVVPLEPAQDFKRALDGDEGLNTGGMGAYSPVPAVGPDMVADIHARALQPVIDEMARRGTPFVGVLYAGLALTSNGPKIIEYNARFGDPETQVVLPRLTSDLGLLLLACARGDLTAAEPVTFGDDACVTVVMASEGYPASYPKGLPITGLDAADELDGVTVFHAGTAERDDEVVTAGGRVLAVSATGSSIPLARARAYMGVGTIDFQGAHHRTDIAASPTT
- a CDS encoding ThuA domain-containing protein is translated as MSRLLLLGSLLVAVLSAVWIGAAPQPALAQDDGIDVLVFSKTAGFRHGSIPAGIAAIEQMGVDNGWTVDTTEDGADFTDANLANYDVVVWLSTTGDVLDDSQQAAFERYIQGGGGYAGIHAASDTEYDWAWYGDLVGAYFEGHPPGTPTAEVEVADAVHPSTAHLDAEWVRTDEWYNYQSNPRGDVHVLMTLDEETYSGGGMGADHPIAWCQDYDGGRSWYTGGGHTDASFSEPDFVTHIEQGIRTAAGVVPADCGATVKDQFERVVLDDGTQNPMKVDVANDGRVFYLERDGRLRMWDPETEIPTTVGTLDVYQGQEDGLLGIALDPDFDTNGWIYLYYSAPGNVPCTDADPDANVCGAGQLSRFTFVDGQLDVASEAKLLEVVVQRDECCHASGDLDFDESGNLYLSTGDDTNPFNSDGYSPHDERDGRSTWDAQRTSGNTNDLRGKVLRIHPEDNGTYSIPAGNLFDEAADTDDRTRPEIWAMGFRNPFTINWDPVHDRLTVGDYGPDAGNANANRGPDGRVEWLAIDQASNQGWPYCHGPNSAYRDYDFATGTSGPAFDCDAPVNDSPNNTGLTNLPPAQPATLWWGKSTTGVPVIGTGGAPGAGGILEYDPATSAPDGLPPYYDGVALLMEWNTGDIYEVHSDDAGAITEVAPWLDDETFLRPHHMKVGPDGAVYLIEWGSGFGGNNADSRISRIGYTGGSFRPVAVATATPDNGPLPLQVSFSSEGSRAVAAGATLVGYAWDFDGDGTTDSTDPNPTTTYTEAGSYTASLTVTDDQGAVGVTAVTVTAGNTRPEVVMDTPVEGGFVDFGDSVAWSATVTDFEDGTSGTEIDCADVDVRLLLGHDEHAHALENTTGCEGIFNTTRDSGHGASENLFYVLEASYIDAGGDGVPSLSDNDVVVLQPKRRQAEHFDDSSGTSTVRDLEGAQGGNRVEMVPGAWFSFDPVNLTGIDSLRVRYSGTADGATLELRKGAVDGPVAATVPLPATGALTSYQLTDGVAVTDPGGTDTYYLVATGANVAIDELFFDGQGVADNAAPVVTATADVTSGNAPLTVAFDGTASDPDDDALTGYAWSFGDGATADTEDATHTYTEPGEYVARLSVTDERGATGFTDVTITVAPTPEPPACLTDASDDFDGTSLDLTRWSEIVRHDDTQYSVVDGQLVLTLSDGDLYQGTNTAGNVLLQPAPSGPFTITTQVTVNPTETYQQAGLIVYGDDDNYTKLDLVYNGNRAIEFINEVAASARNAGQDNTGALPGDFPSTFQLRITSDGAQLTAAYSADGGANWTDVGRPAALPANPRMGILALTGNNTAANIDATFDFFHVTSPSDGPISVSDEFEGDDLDRCRWSEIVRPEPEHWSVADGALTLTTQPGDIYTGGSGNPPNFILQPMPEEDWTIETHISSAELLGRYQQAGLLAYVDDDHYVKFDLVAGGQEQGVERLELRSELGGAIQNPQPQVNTTATAVTLRLTKDGDSFIGSYSFDEGATWTDMAEAVTNTALAEEEASFGIYTLGVNQANDTPIDPVDVDFEYFRLLGENADETAPTVDLSLRGEITGEMGPAGNTLPDVSGTATLTRDDNGTTVTVDVQGFAANTTYRAHLHEGYCGDGGGHYQDVPGGAETPPNELHLSSTQDPMAGLQSNASGAISGQGSAAWIARSEPLSVMIHEDQSPGLPVACASFDAYGPQTLILSADDGDGSGVDTIEYQLDGGDWTAYDTPLTVDAPGTHTVAFRATDLAGNTSEEGTFEFTIPEPDETAPVASIELDPEPDENGEVIDGPVDVTLSATDPTATVDVIDNDFDPRTTTISAGESVLWTWTGNQEHNVQADDGSFASPTQTAGTFAHAFDTPGTYEYFCGIHSTASGSAQNGTVVVEPAAGPAGELTIEYRVDDPSGDWVTYTDTFEVAGLGEHTVEARATDSAGNVSDVVTRTFTIVEEVIEDTTPPTATLGLRGDASGDISSIEGRTTLDITGTATLTRSDSGTDVTLTAAGLTPGTTHPSHLHFGTCADPAGHYADDPSGPGTPPNELWLSSTADPTAGLTVGPDGTVTGTGSADWIARAVDLSIMIHDAEAPGLPIACVTLDQFGPQTVVLDAEDDLSDVDSIEYRLDGGDWTTYSAPFAVDAAGDHTVEYRATDTAGNTSDVATFAFTVVLPDTDAPTTTASLNPQPDENGEVTTPVRVTLTADDGEGEGVDRIEYRVDDPSGEWTTYTDSFVVPGMGEHTVEFRAIDLAGNVEETQSVTFTRVQRTPPGQGGNPGNPGNPGNPGNPGNSGTTAGGVDHSDYEGDDPYGFGEFIAGWDMTAGGTLTVTTDETGRICLVHVDETGAATTVRCTDDDASFAQDEAMRQLTIPVQPGGRVLAYRVDTAALRVTDSDRIGTAIQASRSGWDSADQVVLATAGGFADALAAAPLAGQLDAPLLLSWTDELDPRVLEEIQRLGATQVVLLGGEAALSNGVEATLREAGLQVSRLAGASRTETARAVAARMGGATSGLAVVASGGSFADALAIAPIAAAQGLPIYLTGGEGLSPETLQAMVDHQVRRVLIVGGTAVVGDDVVDQLAANGIELTARLGGANRYETATTILGWAVDGGADVTEMMVATGADFPDALAAGAYGARTDRLLLLVDGGQPLDGQPAASFLAGDGSGTELLVLLGGESVLPAGLQEALAAALR